Proteins encoded together in one Manis pentadactyla isolate mManPen7 chromosome 6, mManPen7.hap1, whole genome shotgun sequence window:
- the SP5 gene encoding transcription factor Sp5 isoform X2 — protein MAAVAVLRNDSLQAFLQDRTPSASPDLGKHSPLALLAATCSRIGQQGAAAPPDFLQVPYDPALGSPSRLFHPWTADMPTHSPGALPPPHSSLGLTPQKTHLQPSFGAAHELPLTPPADPSYPYEFSPVKMLPSSMAALPASCAPAYVPYAAQATLPPGYSHLLPPPPPPPPPTCRQLSPHPAPDDLPWWSIPQAGTGPGTSGVRGGSLSGACAGGPHAPRFPASAAAAALQRGLVLGPSDFAQYQSQIAALLHTKAPLAATARRCRRCRCPNCQAVGGAPEAEPGKKKQHVCHVPGCGKVYGKTSHLKAHLRWHTGERPFVCNWLFCGKSFTRSDELQRHLRTHTGEKRFACPECGKRFMRSDHLAKHVKTHQNKKLKVAEAGVKREHPRDL, from the exons ATGGCCGCCGTGGCTGTCCTCCGGAACGACTCGTTGCAGGCCTTCCTTCAG GACCGCACCCCCAGCGCCTCCCCGGACCTGGGCAAACACTCGCCTCTGGCGCTGTTAGCTGCCACCTGTAGCCGCATCGGCCAGCAGGGAGCTGCGGCGCCCCCGGACTTCCTGCAGGTGCCCTACGACCCCGCGCTGGGCTCGCCCTCCAGGCTCTTTCACCCTTGGACCGCAGACATGCCCACTCATTCTCCCGGCGCGCTGCCGCCCCCGCACTCCAGCCTGGGGCTGACGCCGCAGAAAACGCACCTGCAGCCGTCTTTTGGGGCGGCGCACGAGCTGCCGCTCACACCCCCTGCTGACCCCTCGTACCCCTACGAGTTCTCACCGGTCAAGATGCTGCCCTCGAGCATGGCGGCGTTGCCCGCCAGCTGCGCACCTGCCTACGTGCCCTACGCGGCACAGGCCACGCTACCGCCTGGCTACTCCCACTTGCTGCCCCCACCTCCGCCTCCACCGCCGCCCACGTGTCGCCAGCTGTCCCCTCACCCGGCCCCGGACGACCTCCCGTGGTGGAGTATCCCGCAGGCGGGCACCGGTCCGGGAACCTCCGGGGTTCGGGGAGGCAGCCTCTCCGGCGCCTGTGCTGGTGGCCCCCACGCGCCCCGCTTCCCCGCCTcggcggccgccgccgccctgcaGCGGGGCCTGGTGTTGGGCCCGTCGGACTTCGCGCAGTACCAGAGCCAGATCGCTGCGCTGCTGCACACCAAGGCCCCCCTGGCGGCCACGGCCAGGAGGTGCCGCCGCTGCAGGTGCCCCAACTGCCAGGCGGTGGGCGGCGCCCCGGAGGCAGAGCCAGGTAAGAAGAAGCAGCACGTATGTCACGTGCCGGGCTGCGGCAAGGTGTACGGCAAGACATCGCACCTGAAGGCGCACCTGCGCTGGCACACGGGCGAGCGGCCCTTTGTGTGCAACTGGCTCTTCTGCGGCAAAAGCTTCACGCGCTCAGATGAGCTGCAGCGGCACCTGCGGACTCACACCGGTGAGAAGCGCTTTGCCTGCCCAGAGTGTGGCAAGCGCTTCATGCGCAGCGACCACCTCGCCAAGCACGTCAAGACGCACCAGAATAAGAAGCTCAAAGTTGCTGAGGCCGGGGTCAAGCGGGAGCACCCGAGGGACCTGTGA
- the SP5 gene encoding transcription factor Sp5 isoform X1: MPLQSDLGVPKPTSHLTWVSRVWLWGVGTRRFGSCSDSRVWLRTGPEQSLLGPPANFSLGPAGKSARRPRKWELERWEGRRLGSQVVGVSKPVLTAEPEKARRIRVLSYFVLASSEAGRHPFSSTLTGSARALYVQDRTPSASPDLGKHSPLALLAATCSRIGQQGAAAPPDFLQVPYDPALGSPSRLFHPWTADMPTHSPGALPPPHSSLGLTPQKTHLQPSFGAAHELPLTPPADPSYPYEFSPVKMLPSSMAALPASCAPAYVPYAAQATLPPGYSHLLPPPPPPPPPTCRQLSPHPAPDDLPWWSIPQAGTGPGTSGVRGGSLSGACAGGPHAPRFPASAAAAALQRGLVLGPSDFAQYQSQIAALLHTKAPLAATARRCRRCRCPNCQAVGGAPEAEPGKKKQHVCHVPGCGKVYGKTSHLKAHLRWHTGERPFVCNWLFCGKSFTRSDELQRHLRTHTGEKRFACPECGKRFMRSDHLAKHVKTHQNKKLKVAEAGVKREHPRDL; the protein is encoded by the exons ATGCCTCTGCAGTCAGACCTCGGGGTGCCCAAGCCAACTTCACACCTAACCTGGGTGTCAAGAGTGTGGCTTTGGGGAGTTGGGACGCGCAGATTCGGGAGCTGTTCGGACTCCCGCGTCTGGCTTAGAACAGGGCCTGAGCAGTCACTGCTGGGCCCTCCTGCTAATTTCAGCCTGGGACCAGCAGGGAAGAGCGCGAGACGACCACGGAAATGGGAGCTTGAGAGATGGGAGGGAAGGCGGCTGGGCAGCCAGGTTGTGGGTGTTTCCAAACCTGTCCTGACCGCGGAGCCGGAGAAGGCCCGTCGAATCCGTGTTCTCTCCTACTTTGTGCTTGCTTCCTCTGAGGCTGGAAGGCATCCCTTTTCAAGTACTTTAACAGGAAGCGCTCGCGCGCTGTACGTTCAG GACCGCACCCCCAGCGCCTCCCCGGACCTGGGCAAACACTCGCCTCTGGCGCTGTTAGCTGCCACCTGTAGCCGCATCGGCCAGCAGGGAGCTGCGGCGCCCCCGGACTTCCTGCAGGTGCCCTACGACCCCGCGCTGGGCTCGCCCTCCAGGCTCTTTCACCCTTGGACCGCAGACATGCCCACTCATTCTCCCGGCGCGCTGCCGCCCCCGCACTCCAGCCTGGGGCTGACGCCGCAGAAAACGCACCTGCAGCCGTCTTTTGGGGCGGCGCACGAGCTGCCGCTCACACCCCCTGCTGACCCCTCGTACCCCTACGAGTTCTCACCGGTCAAGATGCTGCCCTCGAGCATGGCGGCGTTGCCCGCCAGCTGCGCACCTGCCTACGTGCCCTACGCGGCACAGGCCACGCTACCGCCTGGCTACTCCCACTTGCTGCCCCCACCTCCGCCTCCACCGCCGCCCACGTGTCGCCAGCTGTCCCCTCACCCGGCCCCGGACGACCTCCCGTGGTGGAGTATCCCGCAGGCGGGCACCGGTCCGGGAACCTCCGGGGTTCGGGGAGGCAGCCTCTCCGGCGCCTGTGCTGGTGGCCCCCACGCGCCCCGCTTCCCCGCCTcggcggccgccgccgccctgcaGCGGGGCCTGGTGTTGGGCCCGTCGGACTTCGCGCAGTACCAGAGCCAGATCGCTGCGCTGCTGCACACCAAGGCCCCCCTGGCGGCCACGGCCAGGAGGTGCCGCCGCTGCAGGTGCCCCAACTGCCAGGCGGTGGGCGGCGCCCCGGAGGCAGAGCCAGGTAAGAAGAAGCAGCACGTATGTCACGTGCCGGGCTGCGGCAAGGTGTACGGCAAGACATCGCACCTGAAGGCGCACCTGCGCTGGCACACGGGCGAGCGGCCCTTTGTGTGCAACTGGCTCTTCTGCGGCAAAAGCTTCACGCGCTCAGATGAGCTGCAGCGGCACCTGCGGACTCACACCGGTGAGAAGCGCTTTGCCTGCCCAGAGTGTGGCAAGCGCTTCATGCGCAGCGACCACCTCGCCAAGCACGTCAAGACGCACCAGAATAAGAAGCTCAAAGTTGCTGAGGCCGGGGTCAAGCGGGAGCACCCGAGGGACCTGTGA
- the SP5 gene encoding transcription factor Sp5 isoform X3, whose protein sequence is MPTHSPGALPPPHSSLGLTPQKTHLQPSFGAAHELPLTPPADPSYPYEFSPVKMLPSSMAALPASCAPAYVPYAAQATLPPGYSHLLPPPPPPPPPTCRQLSPHPAPDDLPWWSIPQAGTGPGTSGVRGGSLSGACAGGPHAPRFPASAAAAALQRGLVLGPSDFAQYQSQIAALLHTKAPLAATARRCRRCRCPNCQAVGGAPEAEPGKKKQHVCHVPGCGKVYGKTSHLKAHLRWHTGERPFVCNWLFCGKSFTRSDELQRHLRTHTGEKRFACPECGKRFMRSDHLAKHVKTHQNKKLKVAEAGVKREHPRDL, encoded by the coding sequence ATGCCCACTCATTCTCCCGGCGCGCTGCCGCCCCCGCACTCCAGCCTGGGGCTGACGCCGCAGAAAACGCACCTGCAGCCGTCTTTTGGGGCGGCGCACGAGCTGCCGCTCACACCCCCTGCTGACCCCTCGTACCCCTACGAGTTCTCACCGGTCAAGATGCTGCCCTCGAGCATGGCGGCGTTGCCCGCCAGCTGCGCACCTGCCTACGTGCCCTACGCGGCACAGGCCACGCTACCGCCTGGCTACTCCCACTTGCTGCCCCCACCTCCGCCTCCACCGCCGCCCACGTGTCGCCAGCTGTCCCCTCACCCGGCCCCGGACGACCTCCCGTGGTGGAGTATCCCGCAGGCGGGCACCGGTCCGGGAACCTCCGGGGTTCGGGGAGGCAGCCTCTCCGGCGCCTGTGCTGGTGGCCCCCACGCGCCCCGCTTCCCCGCCTcggcggccgccgccgccctgcaGCGGGGCCTGGTGTTGGGCCCGTCGGACTTCGCGCAGTACCAGAGCCAGATCGCTGCGCTGCTGCACACCAAGGCCCCCCTGGCGGCCACGGCCAGGAGGTGCCGCCGCTGCAGGTGCCCCAACTGCCAGGCGGTGGGCGGCGCCCCGGAGGCAGAGCCAGGTAAGAAGAAGCAGCACGTATGTCACGTGCCGGGCTGCGGCAAGGTGTACGGCAAGACATCGCACCTGAAGGCGCACCTGCGCTGGCACACGGGCGAGCGGCCCTTTGTGTGCAACTGGCTCTTCTGCGGCAAAAGCTTCACGCGCTCAGATGAGCTGCAGCGGCACCTGCGGACTCACACCGGTGAGAAGCGCTTTGCCTGCCCAGAGTGTGGCAAGCGCTTCATGCGCAGCGACCACCTCGCCAAGCACGTCAAGACGCACCAGAATAAGAAGCTCAAAGTTGCTGAGGCCGGGGTCAAGCGGGAGCACCCGAGGGACCTGTGA